In the genome of Saccharomonospora viridis DSM 43017, one region contains:
- the rfbD gene encoding dTDP-4-dehydrorhamnose reductase, with amino-acid sequence MSRSDDTEGAGIAVLVPGGRGQLGRDLVAAAAALGDRIDVIAPGSAELDVTEPGAVVEAVTDLATGAAQSGRRAVVINAAAYTAVDAAEEDEGTAFSVNADGPRMLAAVCSSRGVPLVHVSTDYVFSGTADRPYEPEDALGPRSAYGRTKAAGENAVLGSGARAWVVRTAWLYGAGGNNFVRTMMELESRRDTVSVVDDQCGSPTSSADLARGLLELADRITSGRGPRRKVLHCTNSGQTTWFGLARAVFEELGADPGRVRPCSTEDFPRPAPRPPYSVLSNAAWLESGLTPLRPWREALTAFFAELRSRRTA; translated from the coding sequence ATGAGTCGATCGGATGACACGGAAGGCGCGGGGATCGCGGTTCTGGTGCCGGGAGGCCGGGGACAGCTCGGCCGGGATCTGGTCGCCGCGGCGGCCGCCCTCGGCGACCGGATCGACGTGATCGCACCCGGTTCGGCGGAGCTGGACGTCACCGAACCCGGAGCCGTGGTGGAGGCGGTGACCGATCTCGCCACGGGAGCGGCTCAGTCGGGCCGACGGGCCGTGGTGATCAACGCTGCCGCCTACACCGCTGTCGACGCGGCGGAGGAGGACGAGGGTACGGCGTTCTCGGTGAACGCCGACGGGCCGAGGATGTTGGCGGCCGTGTGCTCCTCCCGCGGGGTGCCCCTGGTGCACGTGTCCACCGACTACGTGTTCAGCGGAACCGCCGACCGTCCTTACGAGCCCGAGGACGCATTGGGGCCGCGCAGCGCGTACGGTCGCACCAAGGCCGCGGGGGAGAACGCCGTCCTCGGTTCCGGTGCGCGGGCGTGGGTGGTACGCACGGCGTGGCTTTACGGTGCGGGCGGGAACAATTTCGTGCGGACCATGATGGAATTGGAGTCCCGTCGCGACACTGTGTCCGTTGTGGACGACCAATGTGGTTCTCCGACGTCGTCGGCCGATCTCGCGCGGGGACTGCTGGAGCTGGCCGACCGCATCACCTCAGGGCGAGGCCCCCGACGTAAGGTCCTGCACTGTACGAACTCCGGGCAGACCACGTGGTTCGGGCTGGCGCGGGCCGTGTTCGAGGAACTCGGGGCCGATCCGGGCCGGGTACGTCCGTGTTCGACGGAGGACTTCCCCCGTCCCGCACCGCGTCCGCCCTACTCCGTGCTGTCCAACGCGGCGTGGCTCGAATCCGGGCTGACTCCGCTGAGGCCGTGGCGGGAGGCTCTCACGGCGTTCTTCGCAGAGCTGCGGTCCCGAAGGACCGCTTAA
- a CDS encoding glycosyltransferase family 4 protein yields MAKRELRVLLDGTPLLGHRTGIGRYTASLSEELASLSGVDTRAVGFTLRGWRGLRSVLPHGVRARGMPVAARLLRASWLRSNFPPVETFAGRADVVHGTNFVLPPTLRAARVLTIHDLAFLDAPEELAPSDHNLPELVRRGAAGADVICTPTAAVADSVAERLDVDRDKIEVTPLGVDAGWFTGRPPGEERRLRLGLPDEYLLFAGAPGPRKGLDWLLRAHATDSSLPPLVFAGPGNFPVTERTRHIGYLSDVDLQRVVAGASALVLPSRDEGFGLPILEAMACDVPVVCTDVPSLREVSGGLARLVQYGDVDGLAEALRQAVDEPSAASTSATRRAHAASFTWRRCAEATLAAYRRAVSS; encoded by the coding sequence GTGGCTAAGCGAGAGTTACGAGTACTGCTGGACGGTACCCCGCTGCTGGGACACCGCACGGGTATCGGCCGTTACACGGCCTCGTTGTCGGAGGAACTCGCCTCGCTGTCCGGGGTGGATACCCGCGCCGTAGGGTTCACGCTCCGTGGCTGGCGTGGGCTCCGTTCCGTGCTCCCACACGGGGTACGTGCAAGGGGGATGCCCGTGGCCGCGCGACTGCTGCGCGCGTCCTGGCTGCGGTCCAACTTCCCCCCGGTGGAGACGTTCGCCGGTCGTGCCGACGTCGTGCACGGCACGAACTTCGTGCTGCCCCCCACCTTGCGGGCCGCACGCGTACTGACCATCCACGACCTGGCGTTCCTCGACGCGCCGGAGGAACTGGCGCCCAGTGATCACAACCTGCCCGAGCTGGTGCGACGCGGCGCGGCCGGAGCCGACGTGATCTGCACCCCGACGGCCGCGGTCGCCGATTCCGTCGCCGAACGGCTCGACGTGGACCGTGACAAGATCGAGGTGACACCGCTGGGGGTGGACGCGGGCTGGTTCACCGGGCGGCCTCCCGGGGAGGAGCGACGTCTCCGCCTCGGCCTGCCCGACGAGTACCTGTTGTTCGCGGGGGCTCCGGGACCGCGCAAGGGACTCGACTGGCTGCTTCGGGCGCATGCGACCGACTCGAGTCTGCCGCCGTTGGTGTTCGCGGGGCCGGGGAACTTCCCCGTCACCGAGCGCACAAGACACATCGGCTATCTGTCCGATGTAGACCTCCAGCGGGTCGTGGCCGGCGCGTCGGCGTTGGTGCTCCCTTCCCGAGACGAGGGATTCGGACTGCCCATCCTCGAGGCCATGGCATGCGACGTGCCCGTGGTGTGCACCGATGTGCCGTCGCTGCGGGAGGTGTCCGGCGGCCTGGCACGACTGGTGCAGTACGGGGACGTGGACGGGCTCGCCGAGGCACTCCGCCAGGCCGTGGACGAACCCTCCGCCGCGTCCACCTCCGCCACCCGCAGGGCGCACGCGGCCAGTTTCACCTGGCGTCGGTGCGCCGAGGCCACGTTGGCGGCCTATCGCCGCGCCGTGTCCTCTTAA